The genomic segment TTGAAATGGCTATTGTCCAGTAACCAAAATCAGGAATAAACCCAAGTGGTAAGGTTAAAATGTAAATAAAGATAAATTTTTTGATAAAAAGCGTGTACGAAAAAGGGATAGGAGTATTTCTAATTCGTTCACAAGCCCCCATAATATCAGTAAAGCTTTTAATTTCTTGATCGAGTAACATTACATCAATATCAGAAAGTTTTTTGCTTGTTTTCCAAGCGGTTAATTGTTCATACATTAAACTAATTAAGCCATTGGGTAAATGTGCAAAAGCATCTAGTTTTTTTAAGGTAAGTTCATCTAAATCAATTTCATCAAAACGCTTTACATTCCTTAAATGGTTTTTTAAAATAAATGGAAATGCCTGAATGAGTTTGATAAATGCTTTACGCTCATTACTATCTTCGATTATATAAGTAGTTTTTATTGCAAGGTGGCGTGTATTGTTTACCAATGCTCCCCACAATTTACGTCCTTCCCACCAGCGTTCGTAAGCAGTGTTGGTTCTAAAAACAAGCAATAAACCCATTACAAATCCAATTAAGGTATGTATGGTAAAAGCATTTTTGAACAGTTTTACATTTATTTCGGGAAAAAAGTGAGCTAACCCATAATTCAACAACCATGTATAAACCCCTACAATAATTATTTCAGGCAGTAATATCCTTAACGTGTCACTTTTGTAAACGTGAAAAATATGTGTAAACCAAAGTCTTGGATTGTAATTTATCATTAATCTAGCGATTGTAATGGAGTGTTCGATAATTCTAACATCTTATCGTACTCTTCAGGTGTTAAATCGTTAAAGTAGAAGTTAACAGGGTTCAAGTGTTCGTTATTTTTAATAACCTCATAATGACAATGCGGACCAGATGACAATCCAGAATTACCAACATATCCAATTAAATCACCTCTATTCACTTTGTCGCCAACTCTACATTTAATTTTGCTCATGTGTGCATATACTGTAACATAACCGTAACCATGACTAATTTTTACGTGTTGTCCATAACCACTCGATTCAGCATCAGCCTGAATAACAATTCCTTTTCCTGTTGCATGTATTGGAGTTCCAACAGGAGCGGTAAAATCCATGCCTGCGTGAAATTTTTTGTACTTTAAAATAGGATGCATTCTCATTCCATAACCACTAGCCATTCTAGTTAAATCTTTATTGTGTATAGGTTGTATTGCAGGTATAGCAGCCATCATACCTTCTTTCTGTTTTGCCATTTGGAAAACTTCGTCAAACGATTTTGACTGAATGTAAATTTGTTTCGAAAGTTGGTCAATTCTTTTTGCAGCTTCTATAATTAATTCTGAATTATTATAACCTTCAAGTTTTTCATAACGGTTAACACCACCAAATCCAGCTTGTCGTATTTCTGTGGGGATAGGTTCTGCTTCAAAAATTACACGGTAAATATTATCATCTCGGTGTTGGATGTCTTCTAAAACCATCGAAATATCGTCCAGTTTTTTATTCAATAATTCGTACTGAGATTCTAGAAAAGCATTTTGTTGTTTGAGTTGTTTTTCCTTAGGTGAATCAATGTAAAAGTAAGTAAGACCATAAATAATAACACCAATAACTAAACCTGTGCCCAAAAACCAAAGCGATTTTTTTAACCGATCTTTGAATTTGACTTCAATTTTATCGTAGCTTAAAGTATGTGAATTATATCTGTACTTAACTTTAGACATGTTAAGATTTATGTTAATTTTGGACGCTAAATTAGTCAATTATCATTTATAAAAAATATACCAAATAGCTGTTAACGGTTATTTAACAAAAATTAACGTGTATGTTATCAAAAGAAATTCGTCAAACTTTTCTCGATTTTTTTAAACAAAAAGAACATCAAATTGTGGCTTCGGCACCTATGGTTGTTAAAAACGACCCAACGTTGATGTTTACCAATGCAGGGATGAATCAGTTTAAAGATTTGTTTTTGGGTTATTCAGAAATTAAGTATGCCCGAATAGCTGATACTCAAAAATGTTTACGTGTTTCGGGAAAACATAATGATTTAGAAGAGGTTGGTGTAGACACTTATCACCATACCATGTTTGAGATGTTGGGTAACTGGAGTTTTGGAAATTACTTTAAAAAAGAAGCGATAGAATGGGCTTGGGAGCTATTGGTTGACGTATATAAAATTGACAAAAACAAACTTTATTTTACCGTTTTTGAAGGTGATGAAAAAGATGGAACACCTTGGGATGAGGAGGCTTACAACCTTTGGAAAAATCTTTTACTTAAAAATGGTTTAACCGAAGACAAGATTTTAAAATGCAATAAAAAAGATAATTTTTGGGAAATGGGCGATACAGGTCCTTGTGGTCCATGTTCAGAAATTCATGTTGACATTAGAGATGAAGCTGAAATTGCAGAAATTCCAGGTAGAGATTTAGTGAATAACGATCATCCTCAGGTAATCGAAATTTGGAATTTGGTGTTTATGGAGTTTAATCGATTGGCATCAGGCGAATTAAAAAAATTACCAGCTCAACACGTTGATACAGGAATGGGATTTGAGCGTTTGGCAATGGTGTTACAAGGTAAAAAATCGAACTACGATACCGATGTTTTTACACCATTTATCAAAAAAATAGAGGAAATATCAGGGTTAACTTACAATTACTCAAGCTCTAAACAAGATGTTGCCGCACGTGTAATTAGCGACCACTTACGTGCTGTTGCATTTTCTATTGCTGATGGTCAGTTACCATCAAACACAGGCGCAGGTTATGTTATTCGAAGAATTTTAAGACGTGCAATTCGTTACGGTTATAGCTTCTTAGATCAAAAACAAGCTTTTATTCACCAGTTGGTTCCAATTATGGTGAACCAAATGGGCGATTTTTTTCCAGAATTAAAATCGCAAAAAGAATTGATTGAAAAAGTAATTAAAGAAGAAGAAGAGTCGTTTTTCAGAACTTTGGAAAAAGGAATTTCTCGTTTTGAAAATTACATATCAACAACTCAACAAAAAACAGTTGACGGTAAATTTGCTTTTGAATTGTACGATACTTTTGGTTTTCCTGTAGATTTAACCGAATTAATGGCTTCTGAAGCGGGTTTTAAAGTAGATATGAATGAGTTTGATGCGGAATTACAGCAACAAAAAGACCGTTCGAGAGCTGCAACAAAAATGGAAACAGGCGATTGGGTAGAATTAAGAAAAAGCGAAAAAGAAGAATTTGTAGGGTATGATTCAACAGAGGCTAAAATATCCATTACCAAATACCGTAAAGTAAATGCGAAAGGTAAAGAGCAATTTCAGTTGGTGTTTAATTTAACGCCATTTTATCCAGAAGGTGGTGGTCAAGTTGGTGATACTGGATTTATAGCTTATGAGAATGAGAAAATTGAAATTACAGACACCAAAAAGGAGAACAATTTAATTATCCATTTTGTTGATGTTTTACCAACTAATATTGAAGCTGAATTTGTTGCAACAGTTGAAAAAAATACGCGAAAACTAACAGCCTGTAATCACTCGGCAACTCACTTGTTGCATCAAGCATTGCGTGAGGTGTTAGGGACTCATGTTGAACAAAAGGGGTCGTTGGTAAATGCCGAATATTTACGATTCGATTTTTCTCATTTCGAAAAAGTAAGTGATGAGCAATTAGCAAAAATTGAAGAGATAGTTAATAAAAGAATTCAAGCCGGATTCGATTTGCAAGAGTTTAGAGCCATTCCAATAACAGAAGCTGAAGAAAAAGGGGCAATGATGTTGTTTGGTGAAAAATATGGCGATACCGTTCGTATGATTCAATTTGGTGATTCGAAAGAGTTGTGTGGCGGTATTCATGTAAAAAACACCAAAGAAATAGGCTTGTTTAAAATAAAATCGGAAGGTTCGGTTGCTGCTGGAATTAGAAGAGTTGAAGCGTTGACAAATAAAGGGGCTGCAGAATGGTTGAAAAGAATTATTGAAGTCTATGATAGGAATAAAATTATATTTAAAACGACACTCACTGAAGAGCAACAGAAGCAAGTAGTAACTTATAGAGAAAAATATGTTAAACAATATCAGTTAATTTCTGGAATGCCAGAACTTGAAGAATTTGATGAAAATTTTGCAGTAAAAGAGATAGATGAAACTATTAATCAATTAAAAAAGATTAAAGAAACCAAAAGTATAGTTGATAATTTGATAAGGGCTAAAAAACAACATGCTAAAGATAATCAAGTTGGGAATCAAGAACAAGCAAAAGCCATTAAAGCAGACTTATTAACCAAGGTTGAAGTTGTAAACGGAATAAATGTTATTGCACAGCGAATAAATTTGGATGATAGTGCTGCTATAAAAGACTTAGCATTCCAATTGAAGGGGCAAATTGATAATTTGTTTTTGGTGCTTGGAGCAGAAGTTAATAATAAACCGAATTTAACCATTGTAGTTTCTGATAATTTATTGAAAGACAAAAATTTACATGCTGGAAATATAGTGAAAGAAGCAGCTAAAGAAATGCAAGGTGGCGGAGGTGGACAACCTTTTTATGCAACTGCTGGAGGTAATAACCTTCAGGGCTTGGATGCTGCGATTACAAAGGCGTTGTCATTTTTAAATTAATTTAAGGTTAAGAATCTTATCATTAATCAGTAATTTCGTTGTTCGATTTGCATAAACTTAATGAGAAAATTAATTGTAATTATTTTAGCTTTTTTGAGCTTTGGGTTTACTTTTCATGAATTTTTCGTGAGTGTTACCGATGGCGAGTATCACGATACTGAAGCTACCTTTCAGTTTACAGTAAAGTTTATTGGTCATGATTTGGAAAAAGCTTTAGAGTTATCTGGAACACCAAACCTACATTTAGGGGAAGCCACCGAACTTGAAAATGCCAACGATTATCTTTCAACATACTTCAATTCAAAATTTTCAATTAAATGTAACGACAAGCCTTTAGCTCTCAAGCTAATTGGTAAAGAAGTCGGGAATGATGATTTTATTTATTGTTACATTGAATCAGAAAAAGTTAAAAAAATCAAGACCATTGACATTACTAACACACTGTTAACTGATGTTTTTTCTGGTCAGGAGAATATTTTTTATCTTCAAATAAAAGCTAAAAAGTACACGCACTCTTTTAACTCTGAACGAACAACTTTTAACATTACACTATAACTAATTAGATGAAAAAAATAGTAATACTAGTTTTTGTAGCGTTATTTGCTGCATCACTTACGGCACAACAAACAGGTCGGATAGATAAATTCAAACAACTTAAAGAAGAGTTTGCAACGCCTAATGTTTATAGAACAGCATCTGGAGCACCTGGTCACCAATACTATCAACAAAAAGCCGATTATGTAATTGACTTGGAGTTGGATGACGAAAAACAAACCATAAAAGGTGTTGAAACCATTACTTATAAAAATAATTCGCCTGATAAATTGACTTATTTATGGATACAGCTTGATCAAAACATGAGAGCTAAAGATTCAGATACAAAATTGATTCAAACAGATAGAATTGATGAAAAAGTAAACTTTTATGATTTAGCTCGATTACATAATGATTTTGACGGAGGATTTAAATTAGAATATGTTAAAGATGCTGCTGGAAAAGACTTGAAATATACAGTAAACAAAACCATGATGAGAGTGGATTTACCAACAGCGCTTAATCCAGGCTCAACTTATTCGTTAAAAATCAAGTGGTGGTATAATATTAATAATCGTGATGATATTGGTGGTCGTTCGGGCTATGAGTATTTTGAAAAAGATAAAAACTATTTGTACACCATAGCTCAATTCTATCCAAGAATGGCAGTTTATAATGAAGTGGAGGGATGGCAGCACAAACAATTTTTAGGTAGTGGTGAGTTTACCTTGCCTTTCGGCGATTTTAAAGTAAACATTACCGTTCCTGCTGATCATATTGTTGGTGCAACTGGAAGTTTAACGAATGCTTCAAACGTATTAACCTCAGAACAACGAAACAGGTTTGCAAAAGCACAAAACGAGTTTAAATCGCCTGTTATAATTGTTACGCAAAAAGAAGCCGAAGAAGCAGAAAAAAACCATGCTGTTGCAAAAAAAACATGGAGTTTTTCAGCTACTAATGTTCGCGATTTTGCATTTGCAACTTCACGAAAGTTTATTTGGGATGCGATGGCTGTAGAGTATAATGGTAAAAAGACGTTAGCAATGAGTTATTACCCTAAAGAAGGAAATCCTCTTTGGGAAAAGTACAGTACTAAAGTTGTGGCACATACAGTGGCTTCTTATTCAAAACACACGGTAGATTACCCTTATCCAGTTGCAATTTCGGTACATTCAAAAAATATTGGAATGGAATACCCCATGATTTGTTTTAATGGAGGTCGACCAAGCGAAGATGGAACCTATTCTGAAAGAGTGAAATATGCCATGATAGGTGTTATTATACATGAGGTTGGGCACAATTTCTTTCCAATGATTATCAACTCTGATGAACGTCAATGGACGTGGATGGATGAAGGACTGAATACTTTTACTCAGTACATGTGTGAGCAAGAATGGGAAAGAGGCTATCCTTCAAGAAGAGGTCCAGCTTACAAAATTGTAGATTATATGAAAGGAGACAAAAATAACATTATGCCAATAATGACGAACTCTGAATCATTACTTCAATTTGGCAACAATGCTTATGGGAAACCTGCAGCAGCATTAAATATTTTACGAGAAACAGTAATGGGTAGGGAGCTATTTGATTTTGCTTTTAAAACTTATGCCGAACGTTGGAAATTTAAACATCCTTCACCCGAAGATTTCTTTAGAACAATGGAAGATGCATCGGGTGTTGACTTAGACTGGTTTTGGAGAGGTTGGTTTTATACAACCGACCACGTTGATATTGCCATTAAAAATGTGGAATGGTTTAAAGTAGATTCGAAAAACCCAGAAATGGAAAAAGCTTTTCAAAAAGAAATGGAAGCACAAGGTCATAAACACATTGGGGAAGCTAGAAACAAAAAGGACATTACTCAAACTTATGATGAGAAAGACCCGTCAATTAATGACTTTTATTCTACTTACGACCCGTTTGAAGTTACGTTGTTAGATAAAAAAGATTATCAGAATTACATTAAAAAATTAGATGAAAAGGATTTGGAATTGTTAAATTCAAAAATCAATTATTACAATGTAACATTTGAAAACATTGGAGGTTTAGTAATGCCATTAATTTTAAACTTTACGTTTAAAGATGGTGAAACTAAAGAACTTAGAATTCCTGCTGAAATTTGGGTAAAAAATGATACAAAAATCAGTAAAACGTTCTTCTTCGAAAAAGAAGTGATTAGTATTGAACTTGACCCTTGGTTAGAAACTGCTGATGTGGATTTAACCAATAACAATTGGCCAGCAAAAGTACAACCTTCGAAATTCGAATTGTTTAAACAACGTGAATACAAATGGGATTCCGACTCTAAAGAAAACCCTATGCAACGTGCTGAAAGAAATAAGAAAGCACTTAAATCGGGAGATTTAGAAAAAGAAAATACCAAGGAGACGGATGGTGATGAAAAATAATCATAGTCAGATTTTAAGTAGAAAAAGAGGAAGTAATCTTCCTCTTTTTTTATTTGACAACTATTTTGGTACTAAATCTTTCAGAACCGGAATCAATAATTAATGAATAAATTCCTGAAGGAAATTTAGATGTATTGATTGAATTTTTCGAGTTTATCCATCTATCACTAAAAATAAGTTCGCCTAAGATATTGATGAGTTTTACATCATAAAACGAATCGGTGGTTTTTTTGAAATCAATCGTTAAATAATCTGTGGCTGGATTAGGAAAAATACTGACTATAGTATTTTCAAATGTATTTACAGATGTTGCAGTATCATAAGCTACAGCAAAATATAAAGTTGCTCCAATGGTTCCTTTCGCGACTTCAAAAACATAGTTCATATCCATGTTTGCAACAACATCGTTTGGGGTATGAGGATAAGGAGATTGATTTTTCTCATATAAACCAGTTATTACTTTTCCAACACCTTGAAAAGGCATATAGTCTGAAGCATACGCATAAGATATTTCTGTATTTAAATTAGAGTAAAGCTGCATACATTGTGCTAAAGTATCGGTATAATTTGCAGAAGCAACATTGTTGGTTGAAGGGTTATTGTTTTCATCTCGTTCACAAATAATGGTATTATTGGTCATTCCATTCACACCACCAACTTCATCAATATTTAATAAAATTTTTATATCCATGTTTTGAGGGATTACAATTGAATTAACATAATGAGAGCTACCAATTAAACCAACTTCTTCAGCACTAAAATGAATAAACTTAATTGAAAACTCGGTATTCACGTTTTTTAGTAAACGTGCGGTTTCTAATATTATGCTCGTACCACTTCCATTATCATTTGCCCCAGGTCCATTTTTGGTGTCGTAGTGCCCATCTACAATTACAAATCTATTTGGGTAGGTAGTTCCAGTTTTTGTTACAATTAAATTGTAAGCAAACATACTGGCATAACTAAACGTGTCAATTTTAATGTCGGTATACCCAAGTGATTGATATTTATTAATTAACCAATTTAAGGAATTTGCATTAGCAGAGGTACCAACCTCTTTAACTCCATAATTTACAAAATCCAACACATTTTTTTGAATGGAATCAAATTCACAATTTGCCACAATGTTGCCATAAAATGAATTGAAACTTTGAGCAGAAGCTTTTTGCATAAATACAAAAAAAACTAAAAGAAGAATTGTTAATTTGAAGCTAAATTTCATGGTTAATGATTTATAACATTAAAGTTACGTATTTATTAAAGATAGTTATTCTGTCCTGTTTAAATAATTTTCTTGGCTTAAATTCGTTCAAAAGAGTAGTTTTGTATTATTCAAAAAATTAGCATGAGGGTAAAACTCATTTTATTTTATTTTTTACTAGTTTGTTCTCACGCATTTTTTGCTCAAGAACGGGTTACTACCTTTGGAGTGCAGTTTAAACCAATTATTACTAGTGAGTTGTTCAATACAGGTAAACAAGAAATTAAACAAAACAATGTTACGTTTGGAGTAGAGCCACTAACAGGTTATAGTTTTGGAATGGTTATTCGTAAAGGAATGACCAAAAACTTATCGCTTGAATCCGGAATTAACTACCTAAACAGAAAATTTGAACTGTCCATTAATGACCAAGACACAAATTTTTTAGAAAAATCTAAATACAATCTTGTTAATTACGAAATTCCAATTTCATTATTGGTGTACATTAGGTTGTCAGAGTATATTTTTATGAATGTTTCAGGAGGTTTGGCATTAGATATTTACCCTTCTGACTTATATACTTATAGCGAAAATTTTCAAAACGACGTGTTGATGTATGATTGGATAAGACCAAGTTTAATTGCCAACATTGGTTGGGAATATAGAACTGATAAAAGTGGTTATATATACTTAGGAGCATCTTACCATCGTCCATTTTCTCATATGGCGAAAGAAGTGGTTTTGTATAATGGTAATAGGCGATACGAAAAAGTGGAGTTAAATTTGTCGGGAAATTACATAACCGTTGATATCCGCTACTTTTTTCATGAAGATGCAGAAAAGAAAAAGAGAAAAGTTAAAAAATCAAAACCATTAGAAAGAACTAAATAGTTACTTTTGAACCACTAAAAATGCAAACAAAATGAAGATTTCTTACAATTGGTTAAAAAATTACATCAAAACCGATTTACATCCTGATAAAGTAGCACAAATTTTAACCGATACAGGATTGGAAGTTGAAAGTGTTGAGAAAATTCAAACTGTAAAAGGTGGTTTGGAGGGATTGGTTGTAGGAGAAGTGTTGACTAAAGTTAAACATCCCGATGCTGATAGACTGAATTTAACTACAGTTAATGTGGGTGCTGAAGTGCCTTTGCATATTGTTTGTGGAGCTGCAAACGTAGAGGTTGGTCAGAAAGTAGTTGTTGCAACTATTGGTACAACACTTTACAATGGAGACGATAGTTTTGAAATTAAGAAGTCAAAGATTAGAGGGCAACTTTCTGAGGGGATGATTTGTGCTGAAGATGAAATTGGATTGGGTACTTCTCACGATGGGATTATGGTTTTAGAACCTTCAACGAAAGTTGGAATGTTGGCAAAGACTTATTTTAACATAGAAGATGATTTTGTATTTGAAATAGGATTAACACCAAACAGAACTGATGCAGTTAGCCATATTGGTGTTGCAAGAGATTTAGCTGCTGCAATTAACTTAACTACTGATTGTAAGATAACCAGGCCTTCGGTTGATGCTTTTAAAATTGACAATAACAATTTATCTATTCAAGTAGATGTTCAAGATGTAGAAAAATGTCCTCGATATTCGGGGGTTACATTGTCAGGAATTGAAGTAAAAGAATCACCAGATTGGTTAAAGAATAGATTAAAAGCCATAGGTTTAAATCCAATAAATAATATTGTTGATGTTACCAATTTTGTATTACACGAAACCGGTCAGCCATTACATGCTTTCGATGCTGATAAAATTTCGGGAAATAAAGTTGTTGTAAAAACGGTTGCAGATAAATCAAAATTTATAACCCTTGATGATAAAGAAAGAACGCTTTCTGCAAACGATTTAATGATTTGTAATGAAAAAGATGCCATGTGTATTGCTGGTGTTTTTGGAGGGGCATCATCGGGTGTTTCTACTTCAACAAAAAACATTTTTTTAGAAAGTGCATATTTTAATTCAGTTGCTGTTCGTAAAACAGCTAAATATCATGGATTAAATACGGATGCTTCTTTCCGTTATGAACGTGGTGCAGACCCAGAAATAACGGTTTATGCGCTTAAAAGAGCCATTTTACTCATGCAAGAAGTTGCAGGAGGTAAGGTCTCGTCAGAGATTGTTGATGTTTATCCGAATAAAATAGAGCCATTTAATGTTGAGTTCTCGTTCGAAAATTGCTATCGAATTATTGGTCAGAAATTAGATAAGGCAGTTATAAAAAAAATAATCAATTCTCTTGAAATACATATCGAAAATGAAACTAACGATAGATTAACCTTGTTAGTCCCTGCATTTAAAGCAGATGTTCAGCGAGAAATAGATGTTATTGAAGAAGTATTACGGGTTTATGGATACAATAACATTGAACTTCCTTCTTTGATGAGTTCTGCTCTTGTTTACCGTCAATCTATAGATAAAGATAAGGTGATAAACACCATTAGTAATTTGTTGGTTAGTCAAGGTTTTAACGAAATTTTATCAAACTCATTAACAAAATCATCTTATTATTCAGAAAAAGAAACACTGGTTAAGTTACTTAATCCGCTAAGTAGTGAATTAGACGTTTTGCGTCAAAACCTACTTTTTAATGGGTTGGAATCGGTAGTTTACAATCAGAATAGAAAAATACCCAACCTAAAATTATTTGAAATTGGTAAAACCTACCAAAAGAAAAACGAGAAATTTGAAGAATCATCGTGTTTGAGTATAATAATTTCGGGAAATTTGAATCAAGAAAATTGGAATACAACAAAAACGCCAACCAATTTCTTCCATTTAAAAGGAGTGGTAAATACCATGTTAGAGAAGTTTGGGTTAGATAAGGCAAACTTTGTGTTTAATCAGCAAGGTAATGATGTATATGATTATTTGTTGTCTTATTTATTAAATGAAAAAGAATTACTACAAATAGGAAGAGTTGCTAAAAAAACACAAAAACAATTCGATATCAACAATGAAGTTTATTATGCACAAATTAACTTGGACTTATTTATAAAGCAAGCATCAAAGGTTAAAGTGCAGTATAAAGAAATTTCAAAGTTCCCTTCGGTTCGTAGGGATTTAGCATTGTTAATCGATAACAAAATTGATTATAAGCAGATTGAAGAATTGGCTTTTAAAAATGAAAAAAGACTGTTGAAAGAAGTTAATTTGTTTGATGTTTATGAGGGTAAAAATCTTGAAGATAGTAAAAAATCATACGCAGTTAGTTTTGTTTTTCAGGATAACGAAAAAACATTAACTGATGTTCAGGTAGATAAAATTATTGAAAAATTGATTACTGCCTTATCTAATGATTTAGGAGCTAAGTTAAGATAGTATTAATTTGTTTTTGTTAATGTAGCACTAACATTGTCTACAATTCCAGACCCATCGTCAACTTGATAAGTCAAATTAATGGTTGAACTATTAATCAAAGTTCCTGAACCAACAACATCAAATCCAGATAAATTTTGCTGAAATATAGTAAGGCTATTGCCGCTAGTTTCTATATTACACAAACTTGCTTGAAAGCCTAAGTTGTTGAAATTACTTACAACAATTCTTGTGCTAATGGTAGAGTGAGCAAATATTTCAACTCCAAATGTTGAACTAGAAGTACCAGTTGTTTCTTGACAAACCCAGTTTCCAATAAATACATTTCTTGGGTCAGAAGGGCTTGTTGTGCCAGTAACATTTTTATTGTCATCTTCTTTTGTACAGGAGCTAAAAGCAATACAAATAATGGAAACAAAAGCGAATAATTTAAAATAATTCATAAACAAGGTATTTATTCTACCAAATTAGCAAATCAAAATGAATGCCACAATACAGTAGGGAATATAATTAATTGTTTTATTCGTCTAAATTAAATGATAATTAACCGAGGAAAGCTAATATTTAACCGTTAATTAAATGAGGAGGTAAAATTCTATAAATGGTTTTTTTGTGTTAAAAATAATTTGTATTTTTGACCAAACAACTATAAAAATAATACTAACTAAAAATTTAAGAAAATGAAAAAAATTACTTTATTTATGGGGTTAGTTTTAGCAACTACAATGGGTTTCTCGCAGGTAGTGGTTAAATTAACTTCAGTGCCTTGTAATACAGGGTTAGAAGGTACGTATCCTTTTGAATACGCAGGTGAATTAGATGGTTCATCAACTGATTGGGGCTTACCTAATATTTTTGATGGTAATAATGCTGTTTCTGGTCCATTAGAAATGGTTCAAGATACTGCAACAG from the Flavobacteriales bacterium genome contains:
- a CDS encoding phenylalanine--tRNA ligase subunit beta, with translation MKISYNWLKNYIKTDLHPDKVAQILTDTGLEVESVEKIQTVKGGLEGLVVGEVLTKVKHPDADRLNLTTVNVGAEVPLHIVCGAANVEVGQKVVVATIGTTLYNGDDSFEIKKSKIRGQLSEGMICAEDEIGLGTSHDGIMVLEPSTKVGMLAKTYFNIEDDFVFEIGLTPNRTDAVSHIGVARDLAAAINLTTDCKITRPSVDAFKIDNNNLSIQVDVQDVEKCPRYSGVTLSGIEVKESPDWLKNRLKAIGLNPINNIVDVTNFVLHETGQPLHAFDADKISGNKVVVKTVADKSKFITLDDKERTLSANDLMICNEKDAMCIAGVFGGASSGVSTSTKNIFLESAYFNSVAVRKTAKYHGLNTDASFRYERGADPEITVYALKRAILLMQEVAGGKVSSEIVDVYPNKIEPFNVEFSFENCYRIIGQKLDKAVIKKIINSLEIHIENETNDRLTLLVPAFKADVQREIDVIEEVLRVYGYNNIELPSLMSSALVYRQSIDKDKVINTISNLLVSQGFNEILSNSLTKSSYYSEKETLVKLLNPLSSELDVLRQNLLFNGLESVVYNQNRKIPNLKLFEIGKTYQKKNEKFEESSCLSIIISGNLNQENWNTTKTPTNFFHLKGVVNTMLEKFGLDKANFVFNQQGNDVYDYLLSYLLNEKELLQIGRVAKKTQKQFDINNEVYYAQINLDLFIKQASKVKVQYKEISKFPSVRRDLALLIDNKIDYKQIEELAFKNEKRLLKEVNLFDVYEGKNLEDSKKSYAVSFVFQDNEKTLTDVQVDKIIEKLITALSNDLGAKLR